In the genome of Salana multivorans, the window GTCCTCGCGGTCATGGGGTTCGCGCTCGGCGTCGGTCTCGTCCAGGTGTTCTGGGGCGGCGCGCCGGACTGGCTGCTGTGGGTGGTCGGCATCGGGCTCGCGCTCGTGCTCGTCGTCATCGGCATGATCGGCGACCTGCCGGCGGTCCTTCTCATCGTCGTCACGTCGTTCGCGGGCGCCGAGGCGGCGGTCGCCGGCGTCATGGTCCTGGCGGGCGTCATCGACCTGGCGCAGCTCGAGGAGGCGGGCAGCGCGGCCGCCCTCGACCACGGCGTCCTGTGGTCGCTCGTCACGCTCGCGCTCGCCGTCGTCGGCATCGTCGTCCAGCTCGGGGCGTGGAGTGCCCGCCGGGCGCGGCTGGCCCGCGAGACCGCGGTCGGCGGCGCGGCCGCGGACCGCGCGTCCTAGCCGCCGGGCTCAGTCCCAGAAGCGGATCCCGAGCTCGCCGAGCCTGGCCGCGACGTCCGCGTTGCTCGGCTCCACCTGGTGGCTGCCGTCGGAGTAGACGACGACGGGGATGTTCGTCCGCCCCGAGATGGCCCGCGCCTCCTCGGCCCGCTCGGGCTCGGCGACGAGGTCGACCCAGGTGAACGGGACGTCGAGCGCCCGGAGCTGGGCCTTGGTGCGGCGGCAGTCCCCGCACCAGTCGGCACCGTAGACGAGGACGCTGCCGTCCGGCGGCGGCGTGGTCGGCGGCGTGGTGGGTGAGGTGTCGGGGGAGGGCGTGGGCTCGGTCATCCCGTCATTGTCCGCCCCGCCCGGGACGGTCCCGTCGACGTGGGCTCGGTCACCACTCCGTGACCTCGCGACCGCGGCGCGGCATGCTGGGGGCATGAGCGCACGGGCCGGAGTCGTCGTCATCGATGGGTACTGCGGCGTCTGCGCCCGCAGCGCCGACCTCCTCGTGCGCCTCGACCGTCGCGCGCACCTCACGATCGTCCCCTCCCAGGAGCTCGGCGCCCTCGACCGGTACGGGCTGACTCCGGGGCAGGTCGCCGCCTCGGTCTGGTTCCTGCCGCGCCCGGCCGACGGCGGGCGCGGCGGCGGTCGGACCGCCCGTCCGGTCGGCGGTGCCCGCGCGGTCGGCGCCGCGCTCGACACGGCCCTCGGCATCCGCCTGTTCGAGCCGATCGCCGGGGCGCCGCTGCTCGGCCGGGTGATCGAGCGCGGGTACCGGTGGGTCGCGGCCAACCGGCGCCGTCTCCCGGGCGCGACCCCCTGGTGTCATCGCGTCGACACCTGCGCCGAGCCGGCCTAGTCCGGGACGGAAGGCCCCACCGGCCAGCTCCCGACGGCGGTACGGTCGAGGTGAGACCGACGGAGCGAACCCAAGGAGGGGATCGACATGTCCGAGTCCGCACCCACCGCATCGGTGAGCACCATCCTCGTCGGGGTCGACGGGGGAGTCCCCGCGTGCCGCGCGCTCGAGTGGGCGCTGCGACGGGCGAGTCACACGGGTGCGCTGGTCCGCGCCGTGTGGGTCGACGAGGAGCGGGGCCACTCCGACGAGCCCGTCACGGCCAAGGCACTCGCCTATCAGCTCGAGCGCGCCGCCGCCGCGGCGGGCCTGACGCCGGCGTCGACCCCGACGGTCGAGCAGGAGCTCGTCAGCGGCGACGTCGTCGACGAGCTGCGCCGCCGCGCGAGCGAGGCCGACCTCCTCGTCATCGGGACGAACTTCCACCACGGCGTCATCGGGTGGTTCAGGGGCACCCGCGCCCTCACCCTCGCCGCGGACGCCTCGGTGCCCGTCGTGGTCGTGCCGGACGTCGAGCTCGACGGCCGCGCGGACGTCGTCGTCGGCGTCGATGCCGCCGGTCACGCCGACCAGGCCGTGCTGTGGGCGGCCGCCGAGGCCGCGGCCAGCGGGCAGACCCTCGTCCTCCTGCAGGCGACGCCGCTCATGGTCGGCTCGGTCCCCGCCTACGTCGAGGTCGGGAACCTGCACACGGAGCTGGTCGAGGAGGCGCGCGAGGCGGTCGACCGGCTCGCCACCGAGCTGACGGAGCACGAGCCGGGGCTGCGCGTGCGCGGCAACGTGACGACGGAGTGGCCCGTCCAGGCGCTCTCGCAGGCCGGCCGGACCGCGTCGCTCGTGGTCGTCGGCAGCCGCGGGCTCGGTGCGATCCGACGGTTCGTCCAGGGCTCGGTCAGCTCCGAGGTCGTCCTCAGCCTCACCGGCCCGGTCGCGATCGTCCGGTAGCCGGCCGGGGTCGCCGGCAGCTCCGGCCGACCCGTCCGGTCGCCGCCGGTCGCCGCAGCCGACGCCGCGCTCGGGACGTCGGCCGGCACCCCCGAGCGTCCGCGGCGTCACCGGTCGCCCGCCGGACACCTCCCGGCAAGCGCGCCGTCACGCTCCGGCCAGGTCCGCCGGGTACGGTCGGAGCCGACGGAAGGGGCATCATGACGGATCCGACCGCGACCCCCGCGAGCACCGCCGACGCGCCGGCCACCGTGGCGACCGCCGGGACGATCCTCGTGGGCGTCGACGCCGAGACCCCGAGCCTGCGCGCGCTCGAGTGGGCACTGCGGCGCGCGGCCCGAACCGGCGCGCGCGTCGTCGCCGCGTGGACGGTCACGTCGCACGAGAGCGACGACGACGCCGAGCGCGCCCTGACCGAGCGGCTCCGCGAGGCGCGCGTCGCGGTCGAGGCGCTCGACGCCGCCGACCCCGGGCCGCGACCGGACCGCCCGGACACCGACGACCCGGACGCTCCCGCCCGGCCCGCGCTGGAGGCCGAGCTGCTGCACGGCGACGTCGTCGGCTCGCTCCTCGCTCGCGCCGCGACCGCCGACCTGCTCGTCATCGGCACGAACTACACGCCGAGCGTCGTCGGCCGCCTCCGCGGCACCCGGGCGCTCAAGCTGGCGGACGACGCGCCCGTCCCCGTCGTCATCGTCCCCGACGTCGAGCTGGGCGGGCGCCGCGGCATCGTCGTCGGCGTCGACGGGACGGACAAGGACGCGCCGGCGGTGCCGTGGGCGGCGGCGGAGGCCGCGGCGAGCGGCGACGAGCTGGTGCTCCTCAACGCGGCCGCGCTGCCGGTTGGCGCCGTTCCCGCCTACGCCGACGCCGACGAGGTGCAGGACGCGGTGGTCGCCGCCGCGCGGGACACCGTCAACGCGATCGCCGCTCGCGTGCGCGAGGCGCACCCGGACCTGGAGATCACCGGCCGGATCACGTCGGAGCTGCCGGTGGTTGCGCTCTCCGAGGCGGGTGCGACGGCGTCGCTCGTTGTCGTGGGCAGCCGCGGTCTCGGGGTGCTGAGGCGGTTCCTCCAGGGGTCGGTCAGCGCGGAGGTCGTGCTCACGCTCGCCGGCCCGGTGGCGATCGTCAGCTGACCCCCGGCACGGGCTCGTCGAGCACGACCGACCGGAGCACGACGGCCTCGTTGTGCTCGGTGTCGCGGGCCGCGTAGAGAAGCGTGACGACGGGGTGGTCGACCGCGGCCGAGCGCAGCGTGGCGAGGGCCTCGCGGTGGTCGTCGTCCCTGAGCTCGGCCTCGTACTCGCTGACGAACGTCGGCCACGTCGCGGGGTCGTGGTGCCAGCGCTCGCGCAGGTCGCTGCTCGGGGCGACGTCCTTGAGCCACAGGTCGAGCGCGGCGCGCTCGTGGCTGATGCCGCGCGGCCAGAGACGGTCGACCAGGATGCGGTAGCCGTCGTCGGGCCCGGCGGGCGCGTAGATGCGCTCGAGCCTGATCTCTCCCACTCCTCGACCGTACGCCGTCCCCGCGCGGCGGGCTAGGAGTCGCGGACGGTCTCGTCGTCGGCCCGGCGGACCGCCTCGTCCTCGTTGGCGCGACGCACGGCCTCCGCCTCGAGCTCGGCGTCGCGGGCCTCGCGCTCGGCGTTGATCGCGTCGAGGTCGACGGTCAGCTCGTCGATCCGGAGCAGGTCCTCGCGGACGCGGCGCGTCCGGTACCCGGCGCGACCCACCATGTGGGCCGAGACGGGCGCCGTGAAGAGCTGGAACATGACGACCAGCAGCAGCGTCCAGATGACGTTCCCGGTCCGGATCTCGAGCGCGAGCGCGGTCATGAGCATCGCGAGGCCGAGGGACTGGGGCTTGGTCGCCGCGTGCATCCGGGCGAGCAGGTCGGGGAACCGGGCGATGCCGATGCCGGCGACCATGACGAGGAACGAGCCGGCCAGGAACAGGATGGCGGCGACGGTGTCGAGCACGTGCGCGAGCGTCGAGCCCGGCACGATGGCGAAGGCGTCCATCAGGTCCCCCCGTCCCGGCGGCGCAGCGTTCGTTCGCGCGAGACCTCCCGCGCCGGCCGCACCCCGTCGCGCGTGCCGCGCGCGTCGGCCGGTCGGCCGGTCGGCCGC includes:
- a CDS encoding universal stress protein; this translates as MTDPTATPASTADAPATVATAGTILVGVDAETPSLRALEWALRRAARTGARVVAAWTVTSHESDDDAERALTERLREARVAVEALDAADPGPRPDRPDTDDPDAPARPALEAELLHGDVVGSLLARAATADLLVIGTNYTPSVVGRLRGTRALKLADDAPVPVVIVPDVELGGRRGIVVGVDGTDKDAPAVPWAAAEAAASGDELVLLNAAALPVGAVPAYADADEVQDAVVAAARDTVNAIAARVREAHPDLEITGRITSELPVVALSEAGATASLVVVGSRGLGVLRRFLQGSVSAEVVLTLAGPVAIVS
- a CDS encoding glutaredoxin domain-containing protein yields the protein MTEPTPSPDTSPTTPPTTPPPDGSVLVYGADWCGDCRRTKAQLRALDVPFTWVDLVAEPERAEEARAISGRTNIPVVVYSDGSHQVEPSNADVAARLGELGIRFWD
- a CDS encoding thiol-disulfide oxidoreductase DCC family protein; protein product: MSARAGVVVIDGYCGVCARSADLLVRLDRRAHLTIVPSQELGALDRYGLTPGQVAASVWFLPRPADGGRGGGRTARPVGGARAVGAALDTALGIRLFEPIAGAPLLGRVIERGYRWVAANRRRLPGATPWCHRVDTCAEPA
- a CDS encoding universal stress protein, which produces MSESAPTASVSTILVGVDGGVPACRALEWALRRASHTGALVRAVWVDEERGHSDEPVTAKALAYQLERAAAAAGLTPASTPTVEQELVSGDVVDELRRRASEADLLVIGTNFHHGVIGWFRGTRALTLAADASVPVVVVPDVELDGRADVVVGVDAAGHADQAVLWAAAEAAASGQTLVLLQATPLMVGSVPAYVEVGNLHTELVEEAREAVDRLATELTEHEPGLRVRGNVTTEWPVQALSQAGRTASLVVVGSRGLGAIRRFVQGSVSSEVVLSLTGPVAIVR
- a CDS encoding DUF4203 domain-containing protein, which encodes MDLAADVLATSVVAIVVGLVLTFFGYAVLRFAIALYGALLGFVLGAALMGSITGTGFLATTAVWITAIVGALILGTLAFAFYQVAVLVVLAVMGFALGVGLVQVFWGGAPDWLLWVVGIGLALVLVVIGMIGDLPAVLLIVVTSFAGAEAAVAGVMVLAGVIDLAQLEEAGSAAALDHGVLWSLVTLALAVVGIVVQLGAWSARRARLARETAVGGAAADRAS
- the mnhG gene encoding monovalent cation/H(+) antiporter subunit G, which translates into the protein MDAFAIVPGSTLAHVLDTVAAILFLAGSFLVMVAGIGIARFPDLLARMHAATKPQSLGLAMLMTALALEIRTGNVIWTLLLVVMFQLFTAPVSAHMVGRAGYRTRRVREDLLRIDELTVDLDAINAEREARDAELEAEAVRRANEDEAVRRADDETVRDS
- a CDS encoding DUF488 domain-containing protein — its product is MGEIRLERIYAPAGPDDGYRILVDRLWPRGISHERAALDLWLKDVAPSSDLRERWHHDPATWPTFVSEYEAELRDDDHREALATLRSAAVDHPVVTLLYAARDTEHNEAVVLRSVVLDEPVPGVS